The genomic stretch ATCAACTTCAGTATATTTCGGTTTGATTTGAAAAGCAGCTTCATCTTCAAAAAGGTCATACCCTTGATCTTCCGGACTGACAAGTTCTGCATGGTCAAGAGCCGCATCTATACTCGCAAGGAGTGTCGCCCTGTCTTGTCCGAATTCATCAAAGCAGCCGGCAAAAATGAGTGATTCAAGAGTCTTTCGATTGACCGCCTTTGATGGGACCCGCACGCAAAAATCGAACAAATCAAGGAAAGGCTTTTTCTTTCTCGCTTCGACTATTCCCCTCAACGCAGCTGCTCCAATTCCCTTGATTGCACCAATGCTGAAACGGATTCCTTCTCTTTCAACCATAAAAGGAAATTGGCTGCTATTAATCGAAGGAGGCAGAATGTTAATGCCCCTCTGCTGTGATTCTTTTATATATTGAGCTATTTTATCCTCATTGCCAATGACGCTCGTCAGAAGCGATGCCATAAAATAAAGAGGATAGTGCGTCTTCAGATAAGCCAGCTGGCAGGCAATCATACTGTATGCGACTGCATGGCTCCGATTGAATCCATAATCGGCGAATCTCACAATCAAATCATAGATCGAATGGGCAGTCTGCTCATTGTAGCCTTTAGAAACGGCTCCTTTGACAAAATGAGCCCTCTCTTGGTCAAGTACATCTTTCTTCTTTTTGGATACGGCCCTTCTCAACAAGTCCGCTTCACCAAGAGAGAAACCTGCCATCTTTGAAGCAATCTGCATGATTTGTTCCTGATAGACTATGACTCCATAAGTCACTTTTAAAAATTCCTGCAAATCTTGATGCGGGTATTCAATCGGCTTAATGCCGTGTTTTCTTTCAATGTACAATGGGATGTTTTCCATAGGACCTGGACGATATAAGGCGTTCACTGCCACAATATCTTCGAATCTTGTTGGCTTCAGCCTCATCAGGACCTTTCTCATCCCATCGGATTCAAGTTGAAAGATTCCTGTCGTTTCTCCACGGCTTAATAACTTATAAGTGGCTTCATCATCATAGGGAATCCTGTCCAAATCGATTTTTTTATCCATGCCGATTTTTATGGAGGTGATGATTCTTTCAAGGAGCGATAAATTGCGGAGGCCAAGGAAATCCATTTTAAGCAGACCGATTTCTTCCAGTACATCCATTGGGTATTGGGTCAGCGTAAGTCCATTTTGTCCTTGTTGAATCGGTATCTCATCCACCAGCTGAGAATCGCTGATGACTACACCTGCAGCATGGGTCGATGCATGGCGCGGAAGCCCCTCGATTTTCAGTGCTGTAGAAAATAATTTCTTATAATAGTCTGATTGATCAATGAATTCCTTCAATGCCGGCGACTCCTGATAGGCGTCTTTCAATTTCAGTCCAGGTTTGGAGGGAACCAGTCGGGAAAACTGTTCGAGTTCCTTGGAGCTGCATCCGAATACCCGGGCAGCGTCCCTTAAAGCCGCCTTTGCCGCAAGTGTACCAAACGTAATGATCTGGGCGACATGCATCGCTCCATACTTGCCGGCTACATATTGAAGGATTTCATCCCTTCTGTGGTCAGGGAAGTCGATATCGATATCCGGCATGGAAATCCTTTCAGGGTTTAGAAAACGTTCGAATAACAGATCGTTTGCTATCGGGTCAACGTCCGTTATCTTCAGAACATATGCTACAAGAGATCCTGCTGCAGAACCCCTTCCAGGACCAGTCAGAATTCCTTTATCCCTTGCATACTTCATGAAGTCCCATACGATGAGGAAGTAATCGCTGAATCCCATTTTCCTGATGATATCCAACTCGTATGTCAATCGTTCCTTATATTCTGTCCCAGCTTCCTTTACACGGTCATCTAAACCAGAACTGCATAAGTCTTCAAGATATTGATGCGGCTGTTGACCGGGCGGGAGCGGGTATTTCGGCAGCAGCCGCTTGTGGAACTCGAATTCCACATTACACGCTTCTGCAATCTTAATGGTGTTCTCTAAGGCATCGACATCCTCAGTGAATAACTCTGCCATTTCCTGCTTCGTTTTCAAATAAAACGAGCTGCTTCCAAGCTTGGGCCTCTCATCATCAGAAAGCTTCAATCCATCCCTTAATGCCCAGAGACATTCAAGTGTAAATGAATCATCCTTATGGAGATATTGCACATCATTGGCAGCTGCGAGAGGGACGTTCCCTTTTTTGGAAAGGTTCCTTAACTGAGCAAGGAGACCTTCTTCGCCGGGCAATCCATGTTTTTGCAAGGAAAGAAAAAAGCATCCTTCTTCAAATGCCCCTTTTAAATTACGAAGAGATTCTTCTGCCTCTTCAACCTTTTCGTTTAATAAATGTGATTCTATTTCCCCTTTTCTTCCAGGAGTCAGTGCAATCAGTCCGCGGCTGTATCCTCTCAGCCATTTCAAGGGGATCCCGTTTGGGGATTTGGTCTGTATGACGCTGGAAATTTTCATCAGGTTCCTGTATCCCTCTACTGTTTTTGCCAACAGTACCAATGGATACGCTTCGTCCGGCTCCCCCTGCTTGAGAACATCCGCTGTCATCCCGATGATTGGCTTGATGCCTTTTTCTTTGCATGCTTTATAAAATGGTATCGCACCGTATAAGACGTTCCGGTCTGTGATGGCAAGCGCCTTATGGTTATCCGCAACTGCGGAATCTATCAATTGCTCGATCGAAATCGTACTTGATAACAAACTATAGGAAGTGGTTATCTGCAAGTGAATGAACGACATATCGGTTCACTCCTTTATCCCAAACTTTTAAGATACTTCTAGTATAGCAAAAAAAGAAAATATGTTCGTACTTAAACAAAGGAAAAATGGCGGAGAGCCTTCATATAATCATAAGGTGTACGTTTGTCCCATATATATTTATTGAAGACTTTTATAGGACCGGGGATGATTCTGCTATGAACGAAGCTTTTTTTCCTGCTTTTTTTGAGAGTTTTTTTATTTCTTTTGGAGTTATGATCGGCGGTGCTCTGATTGGCGGCATATCTGCTTTTATAACAGGAGAACCGATCCTTACAAAAATCGCTGAAATATCTGTGAACATAAGGATATGGGCAATCATTGCGGCCATAGGGGGAACTTTTGACACTGTCTACAGTTTTGAAAAGGGATTCCTGCAAGGTGATACAAAAGACCTTTTTAAACAATTGCTGCTGATTTTATCTGCAATGGGCGGTGCGCAGTGCGCTGCTGAGATTATCCGCTGGTTCACCCAGGAGCAAATATCATGAGAATTCCCCCTCTTTACCGCCGCCCTGAATGGCAGCGCCTCTTGGCAGGCATTGCTGTTGGAGGATGTATCAGCTGGGTCGTTTTTTTATTCATGTTCGGGACGATGCAGGACAGGCAGTCAAAAATTCTGGAAGACCAACGGGATATCATAAAGGAATTGGAAAATGAAAAATTGATTTGGCAGGAAGAGTTCGCCGCATTAAATAAGAAGAATCAGGAGCTGTTGACAGTCCAGGGGATTGAAATCAGGATAACCAATGCAGCAAGATATCACATCAACTCTCAGGCATTAAATGAAAAGACTGATGAATTAAGGGAAGACCTGCGCCCTCTTTTAGCAAAAGATTTAAGTTCGGTCTACAAAAATAAGGAGCTCGTCAAAAAGACCATCGAGAATAAAACAGTCAAAATCAATGAAAAACGATACACATTTACAATCAAAGAAATATTTTTCTATACTACGATCCAGATCACTGCAGAAATTAAGCTGGCCGATTAACCGGCCAGCCTGGATTGACTCCTTTTAAAAAGGGGTCTATTAATTGCTCAGGCACAGCTCTTCCAGTTCCTTGGTCACTTGATCCACTTCTTCCCAGGAATGCACTGATGCGCCTGCAGCAAGGGGATGGCCTCCGCCTTTATATTTCTTTGCAAGCTGGTTGATCACTGGACCCTTCGAACGGAGCCTCACTCTGATCTGATCATCTTCTTCAATAAAGAAGCACCATGCTTTTATCCCTTTAATGTTGCCAAGGGTACTGACCAGCTGTGATGCTTCTGAAGGCGTCACTTGGAATTCCTTCAATTGATCTTTTTTCAGGATCAGCACACCTGCACCGCTTGGCCTCAGTTCGAAATTCTGGAGGACATATCCCTGAAGTTTTAAAACATGGGGGTCTGTTTCATACATTTGATTGAACAATTCGGTCCGGTCAAAGTCATAACGAATAAGTTCACCGGCATAATCAAACGTTTTCTGGGTGGTGCTTGGATATAAAAATCTTCCGGTATCCCCGACAATCCCAGCAAAAAGAAGGCGGGCGGCACGATCATTCATCACTAGCCCCTCTTCTTTTCCAGAAAGATAGAATTCGTAGATCATTTCGCTGACAGAACTTGCACCAGTATCCACCCATAACATGTCTCCATATGGATCTTCATTTGGATGGTGGTCAATCTTGATCAGTGTTTCGCCTTTTGTATAGCGCTGGTCACAAACCCTTTCCTGATTGGCTGTATCACAGACAATCACTAAGGCTCCTTCATATTGTTCATCTGAAATGACATCGAGTCTATTTAAGAAATTTAAAGAAGGTTCCTCCTCACCGACTGCGAATATCTGTTTTTCAGGGAAGGAGGCTTTCAGCATTTCGGCAAGGCCTCCCTGAGAACCGTATGCATCTGGGTCCGGTCTGACATGCCTATGTATGATGATGGTGGAATATTGCTTTATCGCATTCAAAATTTTATCCTTCATTATCTTCACCTTCTAATAAGTTATGGAATAGTATGGCTTTTTTAGACTCCAATCGTTACAATATATGATAGATATTGTCGAATGCTGGAGGAAAAATCATGCCATTTTTAGTAGTCATCATCGTATTGTCACTTTCATTTTATATATACTACAAGGTGAAATACGTTCGGAGCAGCCTGCCAATGGAGAGAAAAACCCTTTCAGGCAAATCAAGCATTGCATTGGGGCTTTTTGTCGGCCTGTTTGGCGTCAACCAGCTGTTCCTGTATCATTCTACAACAACTTATATCGTCGCAGCCCTTTTTATAATCGTTGGGGCACTCAGTATCTGGGCCGGCTTCAAATCCTATCGTTTCTATCTTCCATACGCAATCAAAGAAATGGAAGAAGTAGAGAAGCAGGGATAATTTACCCCATTCATTAATTGAACTGAACCGATTCCACAAGAATCGGTTCTTTTTTTCCCTTATCTGTCTATCAATTGGCACATCATCAGCGCTTTTCCAACAAGCACACCTTCATGGAAGACTTCGACATCGACCTTCCCGAATTTCCTGCCTACTTCCAACACTTTCGGCCTGATTTCAATGAGGCTTTCCATTTGCACAGGTTTGATAAAATAAATCGTCATATTTTCAACGACCAGATCGCCTTTTTTGAAATTTTTCAATGACCTGTTTGCAGCTTCCGTCACAATAGTGGTAAAAACCCCATATGAAATGGTGCCAAGCTGATTGGTCATCTGCGGACTTACCTCAAAAGTGAAGGTACCATTCAACGTTTCTGAAACCGTAAGCCGGTCCGTCATAATATCGTCGATTGTCTCGCCGACTTGCGGCTGCCTCTGAATCATCTGCAGGGCTTTTAAGACATCCTGACGGCTGATGATTCCCTGCAGGCGGTTTTGTTCATTGACCGCTGGAAGGACCTCAATCCCTTCCCAGATCATCATGTGGGCCGCGGAAGCTACACTAGTTTTGGCACCTACTGTAATGGGATTCTTGGTCATTAATTTTTCGATGCCTGCATTCATTTCCTGCCCAATGATATCTTTGGAAGTAATCATCCCCTGGATTTTCATGCTTTGATCTACGACAGGAAATCGGCTGTGTCCCGTTTCCTTGTTTTTTTGATGCCATATCTCTACTGAATCGCCCGTTTTTAAATAAATCGTCTGTTCAAGCGGCGTCAATATATCTTCAACAAAAACGATATCTTTTTTGATCAGCTGATCATAAATGGCCCTGTTGATCATGGTAGCAACCGTAAACGTATCGTAGCTCGTTGAAATAATCGGAAGCTCCAGTTCATCTGCAAGCTTTTTGACGTGGTCTTCTGTATCGAATCCACCGGTGATCAATACAGCTGCGCCTGCTCTTAGTGCCTGTTCATGCGCCTTGATCCTGTTCCCAACAATTAGCAGGTTGCCTGCCCCGGTGTATCTCATCATTGCTTCGAGCTGCATGGCGCCGATGACGAACTTCGTCAACGTTTTATGAAGTCCATCCCTTCCGCCCAAAACTTGTCCATCAATGATATTGACCACTTCGGCAAAAGTCAGCTTCTCAATATTTTCTTTCTTTTTCCGTTCAATCCTGATGGTCCCCACACGTTCGATCGTGCTGACGTACCCTTTATTCTCAGCGTCCTTAATGGCCCTGTAGGCAGTTCCTTCACTGACGTTCATGGCTCTCGCAATCTGCCTGACGGAAATCTTTTCGCCGACAGGAAGCTCATCTATGTACTGTAAAATCTGTTCATGCTTTGTAGCCAAGCTTTTCACCCTTTTCTATCTGGACCTCTCTATTATCATTATTATAAGTTGAAAAGCTTGGATATTCAATTTCTGCACCATTAATGAGCGCGCATTTTACGCTTATCCTCTTTATTCGTTTTTGCATTAACCCATGATTTATTCTTTTTAGGCGAATATAATAGGGCAGACAGATTTCCCAAGATGACGAAAAGTGCAAACACAGCCCATGCCAAAGTAAAGATCCCTTCCATCCCGCCGCTGTGAAAATCAAGATTCGGCAGACCATAATACAATAGCAGTCCGCTCAATAGCAGACACAATAGATACCTTTGTTTCATTTCTCTTCCCCCTTTTTATAGCTTGTTCTATTCTATGCAGGGGGTGATGAAGAAATACGAGAAGAGGCATTGCTGCTTTGTGTTCCCGGAATGGAAAAAGGCATCATCCTCTTCATCAGAAGGTTGATGCCCTTTTTCATGATTAACCTATTATAATTCGATTACATCGCCAGGCTTCATCACTTTGCCGTTTTGATCTTTAAGCATTTCCACAAAACGATGCGGATCCTGCTTGATTGGAGGGAATGTATCGTAATGAATTGGAACAACCACTTTTGCCTGCAGAAGCTCTGCCGCATAAGCAGCATCCTCCGGGCCCATTGTGAAGTTATCCCCAATCGGAAGGAATGCCGCATCAATAGGGTGACGGTCCCCGATCAGCTTCATATCCGAGAATAAGCCTGTATCTCCCGCGTGGTAGATCGTTTTGCCTTCAGCTGTGAATAACACTCCTGCAGGCATTCCCATGTAGATAATTTCTTTGTTTTCAGTCACATAGCCGGAACCATGGAAGGCTTGAGTCAATTTGACTTTCCCAAAATCAAATTGGAAGGAGCCTCCAATATGCATCGGATGGGTATTCAATCCTTGGAACCCAAGGTAGACAGCAAGTTCGTTCGGTGCAATGACCAGTGCATTGCTTTTTTTGGCAAGCTCAATCGTATCCCCTACATGGTCGCCATGGCCATGAGTCAGGATGATCACGTCCGGATTCTCATTTTCAACCTTGAGGTCCGTCAGTTCATTGCCGTTGATGAATGGATCAAATAAGATGGTTTTACCGCCTGTTTCTACTTTTAAGACTGAATGTCCATGATATGAAACTTTCACTGTAACCACTCCTAATCATTTGATTTCATGTTTTTATTCAAAAGGCCATTGATGAAAGGATTGCCTGCCTTTCCATACTCATATTTTATCTTATGGATTTTTGAATGTCTAAAGATAGGAACGCATGGATGTTCTATTCAGATTTGTTTAACAGTTTACATCCAAAATAATTGTTGGTACTCTTTTTTATGAAGACACTCATCCTATTTTGGGAGGAATACATATGAATAATAGACTGCAGAAATTTATGGATTGGATGAAGCAGGCAGGCGTTGATGCTTCTTTCATCACTTCAAAGGAAAATGTATTTTATTTAAGCGGTTTCAGGAGCGAACCTCATGAAAGGCTTCTTGGGGTCCTTGTTTTCCAAGATAAAGACCCGATTCTTGTATGTCCTGCATTGGATAAAGAGGATGCTAAAAATGCCGGATGGAATCATGAAATCATCGCCCACAGCGACACAGACCGTCCTTGGGACCTCATTGAAAACAGAGTGAATGAATTGTTCGACCAAATCAACGTTTGGGCAGTGGAAAAAGAACATATGAATGTAGAGAGATTCGAAGAGCTTCAAAGCCGCTACCCTGGATCACAATTGGTCTCAGCAGAAGAAAAGATGAAAGTCCTTCGTCTGATCAAAGATGAACAGGAACTTGAGATTTTAAGAAAAGCTGCTGAATTTGCGGATTATGCGGTTAAACTCGGCGTGGAGGAAATTGCAGAAGGCACTTCTGAAATGGAAATCATCGCAAAAATCGAGTATGAATTGAAGAAAAAAGGGATTTCCGAAATGTCCTTTTCCACGATGGTCCTGACAGGGAAAAATGGAGCTTCTCCACATGGAAACCCTGGAAGCACAAAAATCCAAAAAGGCGATCTTGTCTTATTTGACCTAGGAGTGGTCTTGGATGGATACTGCTCTGACATTACGAGGACTGTAGCTTACGGAGAGCTGAACGACAAGCAGCTTGAGATCTATAATACTGTGCTTAAAGCACAGCTGGCAGCTGTGGAAGCAGTGAAGCCTGGAGTCAAGGTAAGTGAGCTTGACAGGATTGCACGTAAAACGATTGAAGATGCAGGGTACGGGGAGTATTTCCCACACCGTCTTGGCCACGGCCTTGGAATAAGCGTCCATGAGTATCCGGATATCAAAGAAACGAATGACCTCGTCCTTGAAGAAGGAATGGTATTCACCATCGAGCCCGGAATCTACGTGCCGAATGTGGCAGGCGTGAGGATTGAAGATGACATCCTCGTCACAAAAGACGGGTATGAATTGTTTACGAAATTCCCTAAAGAACTGCAATATGTAAAATAAGTGTTATAAAAAAGGCAATAAAAACAGGCTGGAACTTGTCCAGCCTGTTTTTTTGCCAGTATTTATCTTTCAAGCAATGATTTTGCATCGGAATAGTCTACTCCATGTGCTTCTGCAACTGCTTTGAATGTTACATATCCATCAAGAGTATTGATTCCTTTAAGCAATGCTTCATTATCAAGGCAAGCTTTTTCGTAGCCTTTGTTTGCAATTTGAACTGCATAAGGAACTGTTACGTTTGTCAACGCCATTGTAGATGTACGCGGGACCGCACCAGGCATGTTGGCAACTGCATAGTGTACGACGCCATGCTTCGAATAAGTAGGATCGTCATGTGTAGTGATGCGATCCGTTGTTTCGAAAATACCGCCTTGGTCAATCGCGATATCCACTACGACAGAACCGTCGCTCATGGATTTGATCATATCTTCTGTAACAAGCTTAGGCGCTTTTGCTCCAGGGATCAACACAGCACCGATGACAAGGTCTGATTCTTTAACAGCCTCTGCAATGTTAAGAGGGTTGGAAATCAAAGTAGTTACATCGCTTCCGAAGATATCATCCAATTGGCGCAGACGCTCAGGGTTCAAGTCGATGATTGTAACTTGTGCACCAAGACCGATTGCCATCTTCGCAGCGTTTGTACCAGCAACTCCTCCTCCGATGATTGTTACGCGGCCACGGTGAACACCTGGCACGCCGGAAAGAAGGATACCTTTTCCTCCATGGATTTTCTCAAGGAACTGAGCACCGATTTGAGAAGCCATGCGTCCAGCCACTTCACTCATAGGAGTCAATAATGGCAGGGAGCCGTTAGGAAGCTGTACTGTTTCATAGGCGATTCCGACCACTTTATTGTCGACAAGAGCTTTCGTCAACTCAGGCTCTGGAGCAAGGTGAAGATATGTAAACAAAATCAGCCCTTCACGGAAGTAATTGTATTCGGATGGAAGCGGTTCCTTAACTTTCATGACCATTTCCATATCCCATGCTTCCGGTGCAGAACCTACAATCTTGGCACCTGCTTGCAGATAATCTTCGTCTGTAAAGGCAGATCCGAGACCTGCTCCTGTTTCGATATAAACTTCATGGCCGTTGTTGACTAAATGAACAACTCCAGCTGGTGTCATTGCTACACGATTTTCGTTGTTTTTTATTTCTTTAGGTACACCAATACGCATACCACATACCTCCTAAATTCGAATTCTTTAGTGTGACATGTTCAAATACTTATTTAATATAACATTATAAATGAGTATTTGCGAAGCATTATTAATCATATTTTTCGCCGAAAAAAGTATTTTGAAAACACTTACATTTTAGAAAAAATAATCGGACTCATTATACTAGTATTTCCGCTCATTTCATCTTTTATAATTTAAACATTCGAATATTTCAATCCTGCGGGCTTTTCGCTAAAATGATACAGTAGCCTTTATGAGAAAGAAGGAAATCAACTTGCAGACTGCTAAATTAGATAAACTGGAACGCATCGGTCTTGAATCCGTTCCGACAGAACTTAAAACGTCCAATTGGTTCGATTACTTTATCATTCAATTATCCTTTTCCGTAAACTCAGGAAATTTCATTGTTCCCGCCCTTGCGGTACTTGACGGGAGGCTCCCCATTTTCTGGGCTATCGCTTCCACTTTTTCAGGCGCTGCACTGGCATTTCTTTTTGTGTCCCTCCTTTCACTGCCCGGAGCTAAGTACGGATTGCCTGCGCAATATGCCATCCGCTCCATTTTAGGAACAAAGGTTGCGCGGTACCTATCATCTCCCATCAGGTCCCTCACTTCCCTTTATTGGTTCAGCGTGCAAACGATCAGCGGGACCATTGTCATCACTGAAATGGCAAAGGATTATTTTGAGATTACGCTTCCCTTTATGCCCATCGCCATCATCCTTGCTGTCATTATGACTGTTCTGGCACTGGTGGGCTTTGATGCTGTGAAAAAAGCGACGAAGTATTTTATGCCGATTCTCATCATTGGCCAAATCATCCTGCTTTATATATTCATTAAAGAGGGGGCACCTTCTTCCGCCATCCATGAGACGGGGAGATTCTCAGCCTCCTCCTTTTTCTTTTTTTCAAGTCTTGCATTTGTTCAATACGTGTCAGGTGTGAGTGCTTCATCCGATGTGACCCGCTACGCTAAAAGTACAAGACATGGAGCAATCGGCCTTTTCGCAGGGAATGCCATTGGCTTCTTCATGACTGCATTATTGGGGGCCCTTTCAGCCGGACTTACGAAAAACCTGAACCCATTCGTTTCAGGGAGTGCTCTTTCAGGTTCAATGTTTGTGACAATCATACTTTTGGTTTGTGCACTGGTATCGATGATTTCCATCAACTTGAGCAATGCTTATACCGGGGGATTCAGTCTACTGAATGCCGTCCCTTCATTGGGAAGGATCCGAAGCTCCATTGTGTTTGGTTCGTTTGCCATCTTGTTAAGCTGCTTCCCGGGGCTGGTTGAAAATGCTAAGGAATATATCAGTTACCTAGGTGCATTGATCATACCGATTTCTGCTGTCATCATTGCTGATTTCTGTTTTTTTAAGAAGCTTGAGCTGACAGAGGATGATCTCATTTCGATTGCATCGGGTTCATTCCGGTATAATTTTAAGGGTCTGTGGATTATTTTATTATCAGCTGTTCTTTATCTGTTTTTGCCTGAGAAGTGGTCCCCTGGATTTCTTGTGTTTGTTTTTTCATTCCTCTTTTATTTCTCGATAAAAAGCATTGGGAAAAGTCCAACCGTAAGTACCACCAATCATAATCTGCAGCAATAAAAAATGGCCGCTTAATCTGCGGCCATTTTCATTATTCTGTTGTTTCGATTTCTTCCTGTTCAGCTGCTTCTTTGTCGAATGTGCCTTCTGAATAGACATTCATGATTTGGCTGCTTACTTCATTCAAACCTTCTTCGTTGTAATTCATTTCTTCTTTCGGGTCACGTTTACGCATTTCAATTCCTCCCATGCTTGTTTACACTGTTAGTATTTGATTGGAATTGATATTTATAACCGTGAAATGGATGGAAATGAAAGCCAGGTCTATAATAACTTATTGGTACGCCCCTTATTGGGGAACGCTCTCTTTATTCAATGCTTTCTCTGCCTGCTTCAATTGTAACTTGATCTGTTCGAATCCCGTGCCTCCGTAGGAATTCCTTCTCTTGACAGCTTGTTCCGGAGTTAGGACATCATAAATGTTTTCTTCTATGAGCGGACATGATTCCTTGAATTCTTCCAGATTTACATCACTCAAGAATTTCCCCTCTTCGATGCATTTCAGGACTAGTTTCCCAACGATTTCATGCGCTTCCCTGAAAGGGATACCTTTTGCTGCCAGATAATCAGCCAACTCGGTTGCATTGGAAAAGTCCTTTTTCACCGTATCCCATAGCCTTTGTACATTGACACTCATCGTATCTATCATTCCGGTAAAAACTTTCAATGACGTCCGGATGGTTTTGACAGTATCAAACATCCCTTCCTTATCCTCCTGCATATCCTTGTTGTAGGCCAGAGGCAGGCCTTTAAGGATCGTCAGCATACCAATAAGATGCCCGTACACCCTTCCTGTTTTTCCTCTGATCAATTCCGCCATGTCGGGATTCTTCTTCTGGGGCATGATGCTGCTCCCCGTTGAGTATGAATCATGCAATTCTATGAACTGGAATTCCTGGCTCGCCCAGAGAATCACTTCTTCTGCAAACCGGGATAAGTGCATGATGAGTATAGAGGAATTGCTTAAAAATTCAATGATAAAATCCCTGTCACTTACTGCGTCCAGGCTATTTTGATATAAATCGCTGAATCCGAGTTTTTCAGCGGTCATCTGACGGTCAATTGGAAAAGTCGTTCCTGCCAATGCTCCTGCCCCTAATGGAGACAAATCGATTCTTTTCAAGCTGTCCTGATAGCGCTCCTTATCCCTCTCGAGCATCCAAAAATACGCCATCAAATGGTGGGCGAAAGAGATCGGCTGAGCCCTCTGAAGGTGCGTGTAGCCTGGTGCAATCGTTTCAATATGTCCGCTTGCTTTCACCATCAAAACTTCCTGGAAAATCTCGATTTCATTTATGATGGCTTCCACTTGTTTTTTAAGATAAAGATGCATATCGGTCGCTACCTGATCATTCCGGCTTCTTCCCGTA from Falsibacillus pallidus encodes the following:
- a CDS encoding YtrH family sporulation protein, translated to MNEAFFPAFFESFFISFGVMIGGALIGGISAFITGEPILTKIAEISVNIRIWAIIAAIGGTFDTVYSFEKGFLQGDTKDLFKQLLLILSAMGGAQCAAEIIRWFTQEQIS
- the dnaE gene encoding DNA polymerase III subunit alpha; translation: MSFIHLQITTSYSLLSSTISIEQLIDSAVADNHKALAITDRNVLYGAIPFYKACKEKGIKPIIGMTADVLKQGEPDEAYPLVLLAKTVEGYRNLMKISSVIQTKSPNGIPLKWLRGYSRGLIALTPGRKGEIESHLLNEKVEEAEESLRNLKGAFEEGCFFLSLQKHGLPGEEGLLAQLRNLSKKGNVPLAAANDVQYLHKDDSFTLECLWALRDGLKLSDDERPKLGSSSFYLKTKQEMAELFTEDVDALENTIKIAEACNVEFEFHKRLLPKYPLPPGQQPHQYLEDLCSSGLDDRVKEAGTEYKERLTYELDIIRKMGFSDYFLIVWDFMKYARDKGILTGPGRGSAAGSLVAYVLKITDVDPIANDLLFERFLNPERISMPDIDIDFPDHRRDEILQYVAGKYGAMHVAQIITFGTLAAKAALRDAARVFGCSSKELEQFSRLVPSKPGLKLKDAYQESPALKEFIDQSDYYKKLFSTALKIEGLPRHASTHAAGVVISDSQLVDEIPIQQGQNGLTLTQYPMDVLEEIGLLKMDFLGLRNLSLLERIITSIKIGMDKKIDLDRIPYDDEATYKLLSRGETTGIFQLESDGMRKVLMRLKPTRFEDIVAVNALYRPGPMENIPLYIERKHGIKPIEYPHQDLQEFLKVTYGVIVYQEQIMQIASKMAGFSLGEADLLRRAVSKKKKDVLDQERAHFVKGAVSKGYNEQTAHSIYDLIVRFADYGFNRSHAVAYSMIACQLAYLKTHYPLYFMASLLTSVIGNEDKIAQYIKESQQRGINILPPSINSSQFPFMVEREGIRFSIGAIKGIGAAALRGIVEARKKKPFLDLFDFCVRVPSKAVNRKTLESLIFAGCFDEFGQDRATLLASIDAALDHAELVSPEDQGYDLFEDEAAFQIKPKYTEVDPMPLLEKLSFEKQALGIYLSDHPVSPYQVEFDQAGCVPLNELGNEKKGKSAGAYITSVKTIRTKKGDVMAFINVSDQWSDLECVAFPNVYNKISALCKEGGIVVIQGNIEERNGKKQLIIQKMMTIEDAVKDKKPMGKKLYVKVPVDKQNPEGLNQIHSILQRFKGSACVILVYENQEKVLQLSRKDWVNPTEECLYELKKLLGEEHVFLRQ
- a CDS encoding DHH family phosphoesterase yields the protein MKDKILNAIKQYSTIIIHRHVRPDPDAYGSQGGLAEMLKASFPEKQIFAVGEEEPSLNFLNRLDVISDEQYEGALVIVCDTANQERVCDQRYTKGETLIKIDHHPNEDPYGDMLWVDTGASSVSEMIYEFYLSGKEEGLVMNDRAARLLFAGIVGDTGRFLYPSTTQKTFDYAGELIRYDFDRTELFNQMYETDPHVLKLQGYVLQNFELRPSGAGVLILKKDQLKEFQVTPSEASQLVSTLGNIKGIKAWCFFIEEDDQIRVRLRSKGPVINQLAKKYKGGGHPLAAGASVHSWEEVDQVTKELEELCLSN
- a CDS encoding YtpI family protein, encoding MPFLVVIIVLSLSFYIYYKVKYVRSSLPMERKTLSGKSSIALGLFVGLFGVNQLFLYHSTTTYIVAALFIIVGALSIWAGFKSYRFYLPYAIKEMEEVEKQG
- a CDS encoding metal-dependent hydrolase gives rise to the protein MKVSYHGHSVLKVETGGKTILFDPFINGNELTDLKVENENPDVIILTHGHGDHVGDTIELAKKSNALVIAPNELAVYLGFQGLNTHPMHIGGSFQFDFGKVKLTQAFHGSGYVTENKEIIYMGMPAGVLFTAEGKTIYHAGDTGLFSDMKLIGDRHPIDAAFLPIGDNFTMGPEDAAYAAELLQAKVVVPIHYDTFPPIKQDPHRFVEMLKDQNGKVMKPGDVIEL
- a CDS encoding CBS domain-containing protein, with the translated sequence MATKHEQILQYIDELPVGEKISVRQIARAMNVSEGTAYRAIKDAENKGYVSTIERVGTIRIERKKKENIEKLTFAEVVNIIDGQVLGGRDGLHKTLTKFVIGAMQLEAMMRYTGAGNLLIVGNRIKAHEQALRAGAAVLITGGFDTEDHVKKLADELELPIISTSYDTFTVATMINRAIYDQLIKKDIVFVEDILTPLEQTIYLKTGDSVEIWHQKNKETGHSRFPVVDQSMKIQGMITSKDIIGQEMNAGIEKLMTKNPITVGAKTSVASAAHMMIWEGIEVLPAVNEQNRLQGIISRQDVLKALQMIQRQPQVGETIDDIMTDRLTVSETLNGTFTFEVSPQMTNQLGTISYGVFTTIVTEAANRSLKNFKKGDLVVENMTIYFIKPVQMESLIEIRPKVLEVGRKFGKVDVEVFHEGVLVGKALMMCQLIDR
- the ytrI gene encoding sporulation membrane protein YtrI; the protein is MRIPPLYRRPEWQRLLAGIAVGGCISWVVFLFMFGTMQDRQSKILEDQRDIIKELENEKLIWQEEFAALNKKNQELLTVQGIEIRITNAARYHINSQALNEKTDELREDLRPLLAKDLSSVYKNKELVKKTIENKTVKINEKRYTFTIKEIFFYTTIQITAEIKLAD